The genomic window ttggaatttgttttggctaatttggcttggaatacagaaaattaaaaaaaataccacagGAACAGCCACCCAGGTGCATATGATTACTGTGTGCCAACCTGCCCATGTGGGCTCTGGTGGCCAGCATGGCCTGCTTGCCAGAACAGGCCTGTGCAtcagcccctccctgcctctgtctCAGGGCGCTGGAGCAGTGGCAGTTGCAACTGCAATGAGGTGGCTCAACCCACAGTGATGACTGTGAACCTCCAGCAGATGCAGGTATCAGCATGGCAAACTTTTCCTCCCAGCCAGGAGAGCTGGAACCCTCTGCTCTTCCGAATTAAAACTGAGCCTTTGCTGgcatcacatgactccaggagcagGAGGTTTATAGCTTTACTCTCCTCCATCCCACCCCCCATAGAGGGCTTACTAAGTCCCACAACCCAGTGGGAGGCCTCCATTCTAGTTCAGTCCCAGCCCCTAGGCACCTTAATGAACTTCCTGTGCCTTAAGATCCCTTGTCAAGGTGCTGCAGGGCTGTTTGCTTTAAGCCTCTGAGCTGGGTGCCATAGGCTCTGGAGGCAGCTGGGCAATGCACAGCAATTTCCTGGGCTGCCTGATCACTCACAGCCTTGTTCCTTCTGCCCTCTGGCCCACAGAACTCCATCCGGCACAACCTGTCCTTGAATAAGTGCTTCATGAAGGTGCCACGGCAGAAAGACGAACCAGGAAAGGGGGGCTTCTGGCAAATCGACCCCCGCTATGCAGATATGTTTGTCAacggggttttcaagaggaggcgcGCACCAGCCCCCACCTACAACCCCCTACCGCAGCCTGATGTGGTGCCCAGTCCAAACACTGCCTATGGCCTCTCATTTCCAACACTCCACCCAGGGAGTGAGCAGTTGCAACCAGGACATGCTACAGCCCATGCTCTGCGGCTGCAGGACCAGAGCCTCAGCCTTGCAGGTGCTCCCCATGCTACCAGCAAATGCAAGCAGCCTGTGCCCACGTACAGCAGCAAGACACCCAGAACTTGCCCATCCCCACTGTTACCTGCCCATGGTGCTGGGGACAGCACCCTGACAGGGGATTGCAGCTGGGCCAGCATCTTCGATGATGTCTTAGATGGAAGCGCCAGCAACTTTGAGGAGTTGGATATAAATGCAGCACTTGGCTCTCTGGGAGCAGACATGGGCCAGACCCAAAGCAggcactccagccctgccagcccttggggagccctggacACCCACCATCTCTGTCCAGAGCATTCCCTCCTTGAAGACATCATCCCCTTCACAGACCCTCTGCAGCCCCCCTTGGAGGAAGCCAAGGAAGAGGATCTGGCCCTCCCCTGGGGCTTTGAGCAAGGCTTCACCTTCTCTGAAGGCTTCCTAGGTGAGATGCAGCTGTGGGACAAAGGAGACTCCTTACTGTGACCTCTCCTGGGGCAAGGACAAGCTTGTGATCTGTGGGAAGCAGATCCCTGGCACTAAAGTCCGCtggtctcccagccctgctgtccccctGGTCTTGCTTGGAGGCACCTTGCCCTTGACTGGACTGGGCTGCTAATGTGAAAGTTCCCCAGAGCCACTGCATGCCCCGCTGCCCCACAGACTGAAGGAACGGCAGGGCCCTGCACTCCACCCTGACAGCTGAGGTGTGtggctttctctgccctccctgccaacACAGAGCAGGCTGTACCCCAGCAATTAAGCTTTGCACCTGCCCAGTGCTTCTGCAACCATGTGTAGGCCTGGTCTCCCTGGGGAACATCTTGGATGATCTTGCCCAGCTGTGATAACGTGACCCCTCCTACTGGGCCTAGCCTTGTTCTACCATGCTGTGGAGATgaagctgtgcagggagcctTAGGTGAAATGGCAAACAGAACCAGCCTTGGGGAGAATATTAGGGGTGGGAAGGTGGAAGGAGAGGCTAAGGCAAGGTGCTGAGGAAGCTTGGAAAAACCATCGCTGCAAATAGTGTCCTGCTACATAGCCAGACCCAGGCCTGGGTCTAAGGAAATGGCACTGCtcttgacaacccctgctctccagctggcaggagcctgcCCTGAGTTTGCCTCCCAGTAGGGCAGAGGGAGGAGTAGGAGGCTGACAGCACCAGACTTGTTGAGTGAAGTGAATCCCCTCCTGGCACTGCAGTAGCCAAGGCTTGGGCTGTCAGACAATGCCAAAGGGAGCTTTCTCCTGCCTAAGCAGCTGTAAGCCCAGCCTGGCTAACGTCATGCCTGTCCCCTGTCTGCCAGACTGCTCATGGCTACACACACTGCTGTTCTTTCTGTTCCTGGTTGAGGATCAACTGGATTTGCCCCAAAGTCCCCTTCACCATGGAGACACCATTCACCCTGTCTTCCCCTCATCAGGCATACCCTTCCCACACGATGCCATGGAGAGTGCCCCAGTTTCCCAGAACACACGGGTGCAcccccacagctctgctgtttGGGGGCTAAGTAGTGAGGGCTCAGCATGTAAAAAGCTGTAGCAGAGACACAACTGAGCGTGTCAGTGATGCGTCTGTGAGCCAGTTCCCATGGCCAcaggctgtgctgtgctcccactgcaACTGACAGCGAGCTGTGTCAACTCTGCCACTACCCTGTCAAGTTGGGTGCATATTGGTATATTCTGGGTAATGCGGGCAGCCGTACCATAGTGTGTCTAGTGGGCTAGTGTGCTCAAGAGCTTGGATGCAGAGGGATACTAGGGAAATGTACTCTGAGACAAGCTGACCTGgctgaaatggcagcacaggcagggctggggatacTGTAAAAACCAATGCAGTGCAATGATTGCAGGGTAAGCCATGctagcagccagcaggggaagagcacTGGACCATTAGTTGCAGTAGGGTTGACAGGACCTTTGAGACACATCAGGACCTTTGAGTCTCATCagtggtgagaccgcagctggagtactgcatccagatctgggcaccgcacttcaacaaggacgtgaaaatgcttgagagagtccagagaagagccacccatatgatcagagacttgcaagacaagccatatgaggataggctgagggacctgggcctctagCCTAAAAAAAGAGAATTCTAAGAGGAAaattggtagcagcttactgctttATCAAGGgactacatcaagggctcggcaaacaactgttcaccaggacacccttggggaaacctaggagtaatggctacaaactcctggaagaccatttcaggctcaaccttaggaaaaacttcttcatagtgagggtgtccagactgtggaataaactccctccagtggtggtgcaatcacctaccctggaaatcttcacgAGAAGACTGGATGgacacctgaccccagttgtcttcctgcccagtgcaaggggggctggacccaatgatcttgcgaggtcccttccacccctttaACAATCTATGGATATATGAGATCCTGACTGAGCTTGGACTCTACTCATAGAGCATCCAGAACAGCCAGCCACCTCTCAACAGCAGGATGCTCCTGCCCAAACCCCTTCTCAGCTGTCCCCAGACAACACTCCTTGCCACAGGATTACAGCCTTGGTTCTGGGAAAtggggcaatacagcagtgctaGGACTGAGGGACACCCTGAGTTAGCTCTGGAAGCACAGAGAGGTGCTGAAGCCCTTGTTCAAGGCAGCAGAGGGCATACGTgtctcacagctgctgcctgagaCAGTCCAGAGCTAGTGTCACTGGGACACACCCATGactcctctgcctctgcccactGGGAAAGGGGAGGGCCTTGCCCAGCAGAACCTGGGCCATACATTTTCCTCCTGTGCCCCTGCCTGTTGGGGAGGCAGTGAGTACTGCAACAAGTGAGACAGAAATAGTGTCTCTAGGAGAAAGTGCAGCCATTTTGCTGGCATACCCCTTTGGCAGCTAATGGAGCCCCTTGAGATGTAAAGGTGCAGGTCATAGAAAACAACACAATGCCCAGAGCTCCCTAGGGGGCTCAGCATTAATCTTCTAAAACTGCCCATCCAGCAGTGCCCACACACCTCCAttggagcaggggaggaggcaaaGGAGTAGCAGGTATTAGAAGCAGAAATGATCAGGGCTGAAAGGTTCTTTTTAGCTGAACGAGCTCCATCCTGCACTGACTGGGcttgcactgcctggctgggattTTACCAACACATGACTTGAGAGCCTCAGGCTTGCATTTCCCACATCCACCCCATCCTTGCCTTGCTCCATAGGCCTCTGAAAGCTTTTATTATGGTGAAACAGGTAGGAACACAGAGCAGAAGACAGGTTTCTCTGCAGGTAAGAAAACCACTAACCACAGCACAGCTCAGTTACTTGAAGAGTAGGACTGAAGCAATACAGAGAAGCCAGGCCATGCATGGGCACTGTGTACACAGTCCTTTTCCAATGTGGAAAAGCGTGTATGAGCCTGTCACAATTGGGTCAAGACACCTGTCTGGTTCCAGAGGGGATGTTTGATTAGATTAAGGAGGAGTGCACAAGGTGGGGCTGACCTGGCTGCTctgaggtctgttccagccctgtgctcctcccAGCTGAGCCAGCATCCTGGAGAGAAGGCTCTGGCTGACTTCTGGGTCCTGTCCAATAACAAAACTCTTGGCAAGAAATGCccttgttttagtttttttattattattattattattattattgtaaaagACAGAATAAACATGTGCCTGGGGATGAAGACTACCGCTCAGGCTGTGTCTCCTGGGAATGCAGGCACTGAGACTTCATGTGTCTCCTGGGAATGCAGCCTTGAATTGTCTCTGGGCTGAGAACAAGCTTCAAATCCTCCAGCCCAACCTGCCAAGCTCTGTGAAGTGACAGCCCACCAGGGCAAGGCTGGGGGCAGAATGGCAGCGTTACAGCCTGAGCAGTGTGTGGAGGCAGCTTCAAGACCAACGGAAGGCCAACTCAAGCATGCACATGTCCCACATGGAGTTAATCCATTCCCACTGGGAACAGGGGGGGGGCACCCCAAGTCCCATGAACAGAGTTGCGTGCAGAAAGGCCAGGTGACTTCCTCTGCCAGGCTTTGTCTTGAGCAACCTGCTCAGAGCCTACAGACCAGAGGAATCCAGcccacctctcccctccagcAGAAAGAAAGCTGTACCTTTTGGCACCCTGCTCCACACACCTCCTGCCTCTAAGCCTGGCTTCCTAGCCCTCcctcagctactgctgctgcacaccTCCACCTAGGAAGCCCCATGttgctcccctcctcctctcccccccaggcTTCTGAGCTGAGCAGGAGGCTGCATATACAGTGCCCACCTCCAGGGTGGCTGCCCTCTCCATGCCAAGATGACCAAAGCTGCCTCATGCAGAGGACCTTGCCCCAACTCCCACATCTGTGCAGGCTGCCCTCTCACAGTCACCTAGCTGAGCACTGTgtttgccagctggcatggcactggggtgaccacccatccctaattgagcaagacagtcccaaaatggaaacttcaagtcctggtcccaagctgcatgactccaggacagcatttgtcctggattcacaGTGTtgtgcagggatccgggttttctgttcaccacagaaaCCATGGCCAGAAGCCATACACAGGAAGTGCCAAGTGCACATGCATGCCCACACACAAGTACATGGtcaggaatacagccaggcaacatggagagcagctccctgcaggtaagtcgggggggtgggggggaatggggagggatcagattgaggcccctacagtgagaggttgtggggcaggggctgggggtgctgctcagccaggacagtacatggggctggggcggggaatGGAACGGAGCCATGAGAGGCTTCTTGAGGGGGGcatacccccccccccgatttgtgcacagggtggaggcagaTGTGGGTTGCCAGCTGCTGGCTCAGGTCTCCCTGTCCTGATGCACTCCCCTCAGGAGTACTGTGCCAccatggcgaggcaccccctgcctgcctggcagcagtggtgatgatGTTGGCCATGTGGAGTTgtgcctcccagtgctgccgggCATGCAGAGTTcctggaggaagggcagcagggcaaagagctgtaaacccacagtgggcagccttcaACCATCCCCACtccacttggctctgctctgACCATGCCACTGGGTATGTCCcacttttccattttgaaaaggtggtcaccctacaaGGCACAGGCCTCGGGCcagccctgcacctccctgctACCTGTGGGCCCTTGCCCTGGGGGCCTGAGCCTACTCAGCCCTGTGCAGAGTGGGTGTGAGACCTCCCATGCCtaggatgggggtggagggacaggCTGATCTGGGGATGCTCCATGCTT from Alligator mississippiensis isolate rAllMis1 chromosome 13, rAllMis1, whole genome shotgun sequence includes these protein-coding regions:
- the LOC102566463 gene encoding forkhead box protein J1-B isoform X1, translating into MKADCESPVDRTGDTSVTKSGCLWILFCAQELQERVEGLCWRRMPILASPEIATRFKEKWLQLHPEDRDNVSGAVTLDDSLTSLQWLQNFSILSTGPETLPALGHHLHQPCGKSFQNAEAPASPPAGDTAAKGMPPNLGQPTSAATSPGTGQLLPLTRLPLGALEIDYKNNSTVKPPYSYATLICMAMQASKQAKITLSAIYNWIMENFCYYKHADPSWQNSIRHNLSLNKCFMKVPRQKDEPGKGGFWQIDPRYADMFVNGVFKRRRAPAPTYNPLPQPDVVPSPNTAYGLSFPTLHPGSEQLQPGHATAHALRLQDQSLSLAGAPHATSKCKQPVPTYSSKTPRTCPSPLLPAHGAGDSTLTGDCSWASIFDDVLDGSASNFEELDINAALGSLGADMGQTQSRHSSPASPWGALDTHHLCPEHSLLEDIIPFTDPLQPPLEEAKEEDLALPWGFEQGFTFSEGFLGEMQLWDKGDSLL
- the LOC102566463 gene encoding forkhead box protein J1-B isoform X2, with the protein product MPILASPEIATRFKEKWLQLHPEDRDNVSGAVTLDDSLTSLQWLQNFSILSTGPETLPALGHHLHQPCGKSFQNAEAPASPPAGDTAAKGMPPNLGQPTSAATSPGTGQLLPLTRLPLGALEIDYKNNSTVKPPYSYATLICMAMQASKQAKITLSAIYNWIMENFCYYKHADPSWQNSIRHNLSLNKCFMKVPRQKDEPGKGGFWQIDPRYADMFVNGVFKRRRAPAPTYNPLPQPDVVPSPNTAYGLSFPTLHPGSEQLQPGHATAHALRLQDQSLSLAGAPHATSKCKQPVPTYSSKTPRTCPSPLLPAHGAGDSTLTGDCSWASIFDDVLDGSASNFEELDINAALGSLGADMGQTQSRHSSPASPWGALDTHHLCPEHSLLEDIIPFTDPLQPPLEEAKEEDLALPWGFEQGFTFSEGFLGEMQLWDKGDSLL